A window of the Hypomesus transpacificus isolate Combined female chromosome 10, fHypTra1, whole genome shotgun sequence genome harbors these coding sequences:
- the thoc1 gene encoding THO complex subunit 1: protein MSPSLFNFIDAKDKFTASTLSALTNKNSKPLISAFNQITGNELEKKTTFDQALRGVLEEQIVEQKASCDDFLSLIYLSIDGVTEGICSATTPFLLLGDVLDCLPLDQCDKIFSFVEENVSTWKSNSFYTAGKNYLLRMCNDLLRRLSKSQNTVFCGRIQLFLARLFPLSEKSGLNLQSQFNLDNITVFNKNEQESTLGQKHTEEREDGMEVEEGEMGDEDAPAPCSIPIDYNLYRKFWTLQDYFRNPVQCYDKFSWMTFLKYSDETLAVFKSFKLDDMQASKRKLEELRTSGGDHVYFAKFLTSEKLMDLQLSDSNFRRHILLQYLILFQYLKGQVKFKSSGCALNDDQSAWMEETTKLVYQLLREIPPDGDKFATMVEHILNTEENWNSWKNEGCPSFVKERPAEDKPKRPTRKRQAPEDFLGKGPDRKVFMGNDELTRLWNLNHDNMEACKSDSREFMPSLEEFFEEAIEQADPVNMVEEEYKVVRNSNYGWRALRLLSRRSPHFFQPTNQQFKSLADYLESMVIKLAKELPKDLPSEEIKTGEEDDDDNGDNLLKESNDSPSMQSKLVSNQQMDEIAAKLGAQWKALAVQLEMKAVEVREIETDSEDVEMQAKLLLVAWQDREGPQATVENLVTALNTAGFSQMADNLNEA from the exons ATGTCTCCGTCCTTGTTCAATTTCATCGATGCTAAAGACAAATTTACT GCTTCGACCCTAagtgcactgactaataaaaaCAGCAAACCTTTGATCAGCGCATTCAACCAGATCACTGGGAA TGAGTTAGAGAAGAAAACCACGTTCGACCAAGCTCTGAGGGGTGTGTTGGAAGAGCAAATT GTAGAACAGAAAGCAAGTTGTGATGACTTCCTTTCTCTCATCTATCTCAGCATTGATGGAGTCACGGAAG GGATCTGTTCGGCTACTACGCCTTTCCTCTTGTTGGGAGATGTGTTGGACTGCCTTCCTCTGGACCAATGTGATAAGATATTCTCCTTTGTTGAAGAAAATGTATCTACCTGGAAATCG AACTCCTTCTATACGGCCGGGAAGAACTACTTATTGAGGATGTGTAATG ATCTGCTGAGGAGACTGTCCAAGTCTCAGAACACAGTGTTCTGTGGGAGAATCCAGCTGTTCCTGGCTCGCCTGTTCCCCCTGTCTGAGAAATCAG GTTTGAATTTGCAGAGCCAGTTCAACCTGGACAACATCACAGTCTTCAACAAAAATGAACAAGAGAGCACTCTTGGGCAGAAG cacacagaggagagggaggatggcatggaggtggaggagggggagatgggagacgAGGACGCCCCTGCGCCATG CTCCATTCCCATCGACTACAACCTCTACAGAAAGTTCTGGACCCTCCAGGACTATTTCCGAAATCCTGTGCAGTGCTATGACAAGTTCTCGTGGATGACGTTCCTCAAG TATTCAGACGAGACGTTGGCAGTGTTCAAGAGCTTCAAACTAGACGACATGCAGGCCTCTAAGAGAAAGCTGGAGGAGCTCAGGACCTCTGGCGGAGATCACGTCTACTTTGCTAAGTTCCTCACCAGTGAGAAG ctgaTGGACCTCCAGCTGAGCGACAGCAACTTCAGAAGGCACATCCTCTTGCAGTATCTCATCCTCTTCCAGTACCTGAAAGGCCAAGTCAAATTTAAAAG CTCTGGCTGTGCCTTGAATGATGACCAGTCTGCGTGGATGGAGGAGACCACCAAACTGGTTTACCAG CTCCTGAGAGAGATCCCACCCGATGGAGACAAATTTGCCACAATGGTTGAG CATATCCTGAACACGGAAGAGAACTGGAACTCTTGGAAAAACGAGGGATGCCCAAGCTTTGTTAAAGAAAG ACCAGCAGAAGACAAACCCAAGAGGCCCACAAGGAAACGGCAAGCTCCAGAGGACTTTCTGGGAAAGGGCCCTGATCGGAAGGTCTTCATGGGAAA CGATGAGTTGACCAGACTGTGGAACCTCAACCATGACAACATGGAGGCCTGCAAATCTGACAGCAG GGAGTTTATGCCATCCCTGGAGGAGTTCTTCGAGGAAGCCATCGAACAAGCCGACCCCGTCAACATGGTGGAGGAAGAGTACAA GGTGGTGAGGAACTCCAACTACGGCTGGAGAGCTCTCCGCCTGCTGTCCAGGAGGAGCCCGCACTTCTTCCAGCCCACCAACCAGCAGTTCAAGAGCCTCGCAGACTACCTGGAGAGCATGGTCATCAAACTGGCCAAGGAGCTCCCT aaggaccTCCCCTCCGAGGAGATCAAGACTGGGGAGGAGGACGACGACGACAACGGAGACAACCTTCTCAAAGAGAGCAACGACA GCCCAAGCATGCAGAGCAAGCTGGTTTCCAACCAGCAGATGGATGAGATCGCAGCCAAGCTGGGGGCTCAGTGGAAGGCCCTGGCGGTCCAGCTAGAGATGAAGGCGGTGGAGGTGCGGGAGATCGAGACAGACAGCGAGGACGTGGAGATGCAGGccaagctgctgctggtggcCTGGCAGGATCGGGAGGGGCCCCAGGCCACCGTGGAGAACCTGGTCACTGCCCTCAACACAGCTGGCTTCTCCCAGATGGCAGATAACCTCAATGAGGCATGA
- the usp14 gene encoding ubiquitin carboxyl-terminal hydrolase 14, whose translation MPVFTVNVKWGKEKFDAIELNTEEPPMVFKAQLFALTGVQPERQKVMVKGGTLKDDEWGNIKLKNGMTLLMMGSAEALPEEPVVRPMFVEDMTEEQLASAMELPCGLTNLGNTCYMNATVQCLRSVPELKVALKRYEGALRSSGANAPSQYITAALRDLYETMDKTSSSLPPIILLQFLHMAFPQFAEKGDQGQYLQQDANECWLQMMRVLQQKLEHQEPETPMETDAETGAAAAAAKKNFIDQYFGVEYETTMKCTESEEEEPTKGKESQLQLSCFINQEVKYLNTGLRLRLQEEITKLSPSLNRNALYIKSSKLGRLPAYLTIQMVRFFYKEKESVNAKVLKDVKFPLMLDVYELCTAELQEKMVTIRSKFKEVEDKKLEKQPLKVVKSASGTPKEVKYEPFSFSDDLGSNNSGYYDLQAVLTHQGRSSSSGHYVGWVKRKEDEWVKFDDDKVSVVSPEDILRLSGGGDWHIAYVLLYGPRRLEILEDQ comes from the exons ATGCCGGTGTTTACAG TGAATGTGAAATGGGGAAAGGAGAAGTTTGACGCAATAGAACTGAACACTGAGGAACCACCCATGGTGTTCAAGGCTCAGCTCTTTGCTCTGACAGGAGTACaaccagagagacagaaggtgaTGGTAAAGGGAGGCACTCTGAAG GATGACGAGTGGGGAAACATTAAACTGAAGAAT GGGATGACTCTGTTGATGATGGGTTCTGCGGAGGCCCTGCCCGAGGAGCCGGTGGTCAGGCCCATGTTTGTAGAGGACATGACCGAGGAGCAGCTGGCCTCAGCA ATGGAGCTACCGTGTGGACTGACAAACCTGGGCAACACGTGCTACATGAACGCCACGGTGCAGTGTCTGCGCTCTGTGCCCGAGCTGAAGGTTGCACTTAAAAG GTATGAAGGTGCTCTGCGATCTTCAGGGGCCAATGCTCCGTCCCAGTACATCACAGCAG CTCTCCGGGACCTCTATGAAACCATGGACAAGACTTCATCCAGCCTACCCCCGATCATTCTGCTGCAGTTCCTGCAcatggccttcccacagtttgCTGAAAAGGGGGACCAGGGCCAGTACCTCCAGCAG gatgcTAACGAGTGCTGGTTGCAGATGATGAGAGTCCTCCAGCAGAAGCTGGAGCATCAGGAGCCAGAGACTCCCATGGAG ACTGACGCCGAGACTGGAGCTGCCGCCGCTGCCGCTAAGAAGAACTTCATTGACCAGTATTTTGGAGTGGAGTACGAGACCAC TATGAAATGCACAGAgtccgaggaggaggagcccacCAAGGGCAAGGAGAGCCAGCTGCAGCTCAGCTGCTTCATCAACCAGGAGGTCAAATACCTCAACACCGGCCTGAGGCTG AGACTGCAGGAAGAAATCACCAAGCTCTCCCCGTCTTTGAACAGAAACGCCCTGTATATCAAATCG TCTAAACTTGGCCGCCTCCCTGCCTACTTGACTATTCAGATGGTCCGCTTTTTCTACAAAGAGAAGGAGTCAGTCAATGCCAAAGTGCTTAAG GATGTCAAGTTCCCACTTATGCTGGACGTGTACGAGCTGTGCACCGCAGAGCTTCAGGAGAAGATGGTGACCATAAGGTCAAAGTTCAAGGAGGTCGAAGACAAGAAGCTGGAGAAACAGCCCCTGAAG GTTGTGAAGTCTGCCAGCGGCACACCAAAGGAAGTGAAATACGAGCCCTTCTCGTTTTCTGACG ACCTGGGTTCCAACAACAGTGGCTACTATGACCTGCAGGCCGTGCTCACGCACCAGGGACGCTCCAGTTCCTCGGGCCATTACGTTGGCTGGGTCAAGAGGAAAGAAG ATGAATGGGTGAAGTTTGACGATGACAAGGTGAGTGTGGTCTCTCCAGAAGACATACTGAGACTGTCTGGAGGGGGAGACTGGCACATAGCTTACGTTCTGCTGTACGGACCGCGACGATTGGAAATACTTGAGGATCAGTAA
- the LOC124473118 gene encoding aquaporin-1-like, with amino-acid sequence MQPVAVVCEYTHYTGPPQAPSPAKAACKPTMREFKSKAFWRAVLAELVGMTLFIYLSISTAIGNPNNTKPDQEVKVSLAFGLAIATLAQSLGHISGAHLNPAVTLGMLASCQISVFKAVMYIVAQMLGSALASGIVFGTRPDGTHTLGVNALNGVTPGQGVGIELLATFQLVLCVIAVTDKRRRDVTGSAPLAIGLSVCLGHLAAISYTGCGINPARSFGPALIMNDFSNHWVYWVGPMCGGVAAALIYDFLLYPKFDDFPERIKILVSGPVGDYDVNGADDTTAVEMSPTK; translated from the exons ATGCAGCCTGTTGCTGTTGTTTGTGAGTACACACATTACACTGGACCACCACAGGCCCCCAGCCCAGCCAAAGCAGCCTGCAAACCCACCATGAGAGAATTCAAGAGCAAGGCATTCTGGAGGGCCGTGCTGGCCGAGCTTGTCGGGATGACCCTCTTCATATACCTCAGCATCTCCACAGCCATCGGGAACCCCAATAACACTAAACCAGACCAGGAGGTAAAGGTTTCTCTGGCTTTTGGATTGGCCATCGCCACCCTGGCCCAGAGTCTGGGACACATCAGTGGAGCCCACCTGAACCCTGCTGTTACCCTGGGCATGCTGGCCAGCTGTCAGATCAGTGTCTTCAAGGCCGTCATGTACATCGTGGCCCAGATGCTGGGGTCTGCCCTGGCTAGTGGCATTGTGTTTGGAACACGGCcagacggcacacacacactgggagtaAACGCA CTCAATGGTGTCACTCCAGGACAAGGCGTGGGCATTGAGCTCCTGGCTACCTTCCAGCTGGTCCTATGTGTCATTGCAGTCACTGATAAAAGACGACGTGATGTCACAGGGTCTGCTCCCCTGGCCATTGGCCTCTCAGTCTGTTTGGGACACTTGGCAGCT ATCAGCTACACAGGCTGCGGCATCAACCCTGCTCGCTCCTTCGGCCCAGCACTGATCATGAATGATTTCTCAAACCACTGG GTGTACTGGGTGGGGCCaatgtgtggaggtgtggctgCCGCTCTCATCTACGACTTCCTGTTGTACCCCAAATTTGATGACTTCCCTGAGCGCATTAAGATCCTGGTCAGTGGCCCTGTGGGGGACTACGATGTCAATGGAGCTGATGACACAACCGCCGTAGAGATGTCTCCAACAAAGTAG
- the LOC124472612 gene encoding aquaporin-1-like — MMAEFKSWLFWRAVMAELVGMILFIFIGISSAIGNKNASNPDQEVKVALAFGLAIATLAQSLGHISGAHLNPAITLGLLVSCQISFLRAALYILAQMLGAIIASAIIYGIDPNSSLGVNSLNNISAGKGFAIEFLATLQLVLCVIAVTDKRRNDVTGSAPLAIGLSVGLGHLAAISFTGCGINPARSFGPALIMEYFDNHWVYWLGPMCGGIAASLLYDFLFYPRSDNFSNRWNVLSSGEEVETAAPDVSVDGSSSPVPSQWPRH; from the exons ATGATGGCAGAATTCAAAAGTTGGTTGTTTTGGCGGGCAGTTATGGCAGAGTTGGTTGGCATGATCCTTTTTATTTTCATTGGCATTTCTTCAGCCATAGGGAACAAAAATGCCTCAAACCCAGACCAGGAGGTAAAGGTGGCCTTAGCGTTTGGACTGGCCATCGCCACCCTGGCCCAGAGTCTGGGACACATCAGTGGAGCCCACCTGAACCCTGCAATCACTCTGGGCCTGCTGGTCAGTTGTCAGATCAGTTTCCTCAGAGCAGCGCTCTACATTCTCGCACAGATGCTGGGTGCCATCATAGCTAGTGCTATTATATATGGTATCGACCCAAATTCATCACTAGGGGTCAATTCG ctaaACAACATCAGTGCAGGCAAAGGTTTTGCCATAGAATTCCTAGCCACACTCCAACTGGTCCTGTGTGTCATTGCTGTCACTGATAAAAGGCGTAACGATGTCACTGGGTCTGCACCCCTGGCGATCGGCCTGTCTGTGGGTCTAGGGCATCTCGCGGCT ATTAGTTTCACTGGCTGTGGAATAAACCCAGCAAGATCCTTTGGGCCAGCGTTGATTATGGAGTATTTTGACAATCATTGG GTGTACTGGCTGGGGCCCATGTGTGGAGGCATAGCGGCATCTCTTCTCTACGACTTCCTCTTTTATCCTCGAAGTGATAACTTCAGCAACCGCTGGAACGTCCTGTCCAGCGGTGAGGAAGTGGAGACTGCTGCCCCCGACGTTTCTGTGGATGGCAGCAGCAGCCCAGTACCCAGTCAGTGGCCCCGACACTGA